The genomic stretch gtctGAAGGGATCCCTGCAGCGTCTGCAGCTGGAGTATGTGGATGTTGTCTTTGCCAACCGCCCTGACGGCAACACGCCCATggaaggtgtgtgagtgacgTGCCGAGGTGCCAACACAGCAGTAGGAAAGAGTAAAAGggatttggagggggaagagaagaacagTGTTTTCTTTCCACATCACCCCACTGATTTTCTATTTTTACCTCCCACACATTCCTCCTCACGCCTCTTCCGGTTGCTTTCTTGCTCATGTTTTCATCTCTGCTGTCACACTTGTCTGCATAGTTCAAGTAAGACTTACGAGTattcctctcagtctctctctctctctctctctctctttctctctctctctttctgtctttcactctctctctctctctctctctctcttgctctcttttgaAATGGGATTAGAGCCGGCCTGCAGCAGGAGAGGGCTGGCTGGTGTATTTTTGGGTTGCTCTCAGTGGATGTGAGGGTCCTGCTGTGTCTGAGCCTCCGTCACTCCTCAGCCTTAGATCAGCCCAAAGCAATCCAGCGGAGCAGCCTCCTCATCAGCTAGGGGATAATTCCCTGTCCATCACAACATAagcgccaccaccaccaccaacatagCTCACAATTTTCTCTGTTATTTCAAGTGGCTTTACCATACTAAAGGGAGGTGCTAAGTCTACAACAGCACTAGCACCCATGGCTTTACAATACTAAAGGGAGGTGTAGGTCTACAATAGCattagcacccatgggtttacCATACTAAAGGGAGGTGTAGGTCTACAATAGCattagcacccatgggtttacCATACTAAAGGGAGGTGTAGGTCTACATTTGCattagcacccatgggtttacCATACTAAAGGGAGGTTTGCTCCCTGACCCCTAAAGAAGTGCTCGACAGGATCTCTAGCACCATGACTTTGTtcagtgttagggttagggttacggttagggtcagggttgaACTAGGTGACTGGTTTGGACAAAATTGCTCATTTAATTTCAGCATGACCCATGCAGAGTGAACAGCAGAATTTTGTACACAGTGAAAAACGAACCAACACAGACAGGTACCTCACCTCGGAACAAAGGTCATTATTTAAGATTCCGTGTGGATCTGGGTTTGGTTTTGCCTTTTTAGCACAAGGTCAAAACATACAACATTTCAAACTATGCTCCTTATTTAGATGGGCAATTATCCTAATTGACAGACACCATTATCAATTCATGGCGTCTtggtaactctctctctgtgatgcaaGCCAGATTATCTTGACACACTACACCGAGGGAGGGATGCTTCAGTAATTGCCACATTGTTTCTTGTGCTGTAACATTAAGCGTGCAACATGGGGTgctccaaacaaacacacacacacacacacacacacacacgcacacacacacacacacacacacacacacacacaaacgtgtggAGCAATGCTTAATAATCAGATTTAAATTTTACACATGTCTCCCATTATCCTCTCCACCTCGCTTCCCAGCTGAGAAAAGCTAATAAGATGGAGGCGTGATTTACAGCATAGACCCAAGTGTGCGGTCCAAAGCAAGGTTACTCCCCATACTGGTCAATAGctgcattgattttttttgttgctcttTAAAGATCAAGTGTGCCGTTCTGTGTCCTCGGCGTGATGTGGAGAGATGAGTTTTGGCGCAAGACgccttgtgttctctctgtagTGTTGTCAGCTCGGAATTTTTCATTTGGCTTCTCTGCAGTGAACTAAACATCTTGTGGTTGGTTCTGAGTTCaagctagctgtgtgtgtgtgtgtaagagagagagagagagagagagagaaagaaagaaagatagagagatagagagactaaTTTTTTCCTGAGAGTGAAAAAGTCATTCTTTATTATTGTCATTTTCTCAAAAAGCTGAACAACGCCCACACATCCTCCACATCACCATGGTCACGGTTGGTCCTCCAGGTCCATCTCAATCCtcgtacatacacacttacacacacacacgcacacagatgcaggcgtatatacatacacacgcacagatacacacgatGTTACACAGAGACATCACTCATGATGTTTGATAGGTTACTCTTCTGTGCTAAGCTTTCCACTTATCCTTTCATTTTTATATCTGAACATCATTTCACATACGTAGAGTATCAACAAATTACTCCAAACATAGGCAGCAATATTGTGAAAATGTGCAAAAAATAAAGAacgcatgctctctctctctcctttatacCTTTCTTTCACCctcgctccctttctcttcctctcacagtgCAGATGTATTATTGTGGCTGCCTGATATTGCCTGGTTTCCACCTCCCACCTTCCTCACCCACACTTGTTCTCTCTCCGCAGTTGTTTGGCTCTGACTGCACTAAATGAGTTTCTAATGAAGGAGGGGAAGGCAGCACTGgccctgtttttctctcctccacgGGTCCTGATGTAGGGTTATCATCTCTCCTTAACAAAGGCCTGCTACTTTACGCTCCCTCTCAttttccctcctttcttctgGGTGTCGGAATACAATGTGCCTCCTCCATATGAAGCCCCTGGAGCTCCCCTCTAaggctctgtctcacacacgctGTGAAGCGCACTGTCTCAACAAGATGTTCTCAGATGAGATCTGACTGAGATTATTTAGAGAGCCTGTCCTCAGAGCCCTTTTTTGATTACATCTGTTGGCCATATTTTTGCATATTTGTTCATTTACAGATTATGAGCGTGTCAAATAAAGGGAACAAGGCTCCCAGTGTTTGACTTTCCCAGCTGCGTTTCTTAGACCCAAATCAAGGCCCCATTCAGTCTTTTCATTTGACTAATTAAATATTTGGTCAAATTAGTGGAACTTAATTACTGAAGCACTCAAAGCCAGAAACTTGAAATGCTTGGAGGTCTTTCAAATAACTTTGGTTAATCAAATGGGTCGTGTCAATACCAGGGGGAGACAACTGTACTTCTGTGAAGTATGAGCTTCTGAGAAGTGTGAGCAACATCGCCCCCTGGTGTCCTTAATGTGCCTCAGATCATagcaaatgcaaataaataatcACTACAATACACACAGTATCCACATCCGCAGTATCCGTCTTGTTTTAAGTTTGTGATATTATGTATGTTGAAGGTAAGTCCTGATCTGACCGAACTTCACTGTTTATCCACAGAAATTGTGAGAGCCATGACCCATGTGATAAACCAGGGAATGTCCATGTACTGGGGCACCTCAAGATGGAGTGCCATGGAGATTATGGTGAGAGGTTGAAAGATCAAGTGAATCTCTGTCTTGTGCAGCCGCAACTTGTATACATATTCTTATTCTTGCATATTTGCAGCATAAACACATATGCTGTTTGAATAGTGTAATTCTAGTCTGATATTTAATTTGAAGAGGTTAGAATAAGGCTGCACCAGTCTGGCAGGTTTGGTTTAATTGTGTATTTCCTGGGTAATTAAAACTAGCACTGACTCATAACACATGGCCTCAAGGAGACCTCCagaatgtaacatttatttttatttttattattattatcattattattaatgaAAAATAGTGCAGGTTTAGACAGGAGGTCAGCCAGTGGGCTATATCCCATTCCCCATTCTTCCTTATCAGCCTTCGCTATACAGATGATAAAAATGTGAAGTGACAGAatcattttttaaaacattatcactattatattatatattttccTATCTAAAACCAATTACCAGAACTCCTAAGAAAGGAAGCAATTAATTCAGAAGAAATTAAGTGAAATTACCACATGCAAAGCTTATGTGGATATTTTATAACAAGTTCCATTGAATTGTAAAGTGCTAATGTTCATAGAAATGTAGCCTAggtcaaattaaaataaaactaaTCCATAGCTAGACAAAATACTGTCTTAACTCTAACACCTTGTCTACTTCGcccttttctcttcccttctatTCTCTCGTTTATGTGCTGTTCTGACTCCCAGGAGGCATACTCAGTAGCTAGGCAGTTCAACCAAATCCCCCCAGTGTGCGAGCAGGCAGAGTATCACTTCTTCCAAAGGGACAAGGTGGAGACGCAACTACCCGAGCTCTACCACAAGATCGGTAAGATCCATTCCTAATAGTCTGCCCTGCTTTCAGCTGTCCCACAGAGGATCTTCAAAGACTAACGTGACAAGAAAGGGCTATCGCAGCTTGATGCAAGTTACTTTGTCTAGGGGTTTATGTAGCTTGCCCTCCTCGTCTACAACATAAATCACAACTACAGCAGAACCTACACTGCTGATCCTACACACTAGCCCTGCGTGTTGTACATAATGTGAAAGTAGGTCCTAACCGTGTGTGGATAAGTGTGTGCACCTGTCAGCTCGGTGGAGCCGAGTGAGAAGACACTTACCTGTGGCTGCCTACTGTCGGTGGCTCTCTCTACTGACGGCAGCTCAAGTGTTGGTTTCTTTTTAGTTCGgtcagtttttcttttctatttatttGTGGTGGGTAtcccaaatgaaatgaaaatgcagTATCCCAAATGCCACAACTGCAAGGATTCACATGTGGCAAACTAATGGAGGGAAGACAGGCCTCAGCTCATGCAGAGCCTGCCAAACTAATTATGAGGCCCAAAAGCCATGACAGGTGTTATTTTACCCATCCCACTGAACGTGATTATGAATGAATTATGCTGATATCATAACACTAACACATTCACCCTGTTGTTGGACATTTGAATACATGATGTTGATGTGATACATGATGCGTATACATGATGTGGAAGTTTATTACTGACTCTtttaggtgtgggtgtggtttcCTGGTCTCCTCTGGCCTGTGGAATTATCACAGGGAAGTATGAGAATGGGGTTCCGGAATCCTCCAGAGCATCCATGAAGGTAATTATGCCCAGAGGGCAACATTTACAAGATTCCACTAAAAGGCCCTTTCAAATTTAAACGCCAAAACCACCAAAGTCTCACAGCACCACATTATGATCTCTGTTCCCCGTCTTCAGTCGTACCAGTGGCTGAATGATAAAATCCTGAGCGAGGATGGGAGGAAACAGCAGGCCAAGCTGAAGGAGCTGGGGCACATCGCCGAGAAGCTAGGCTGCACCCTGCCTCAGCTAGCTGTTGGTGAGGACTGCTGGAAGCATAAGCTGACATATTGTAATGATACAGTGCACCACCCTGCATGCTGTCTCAAACCTGTCACTTCCTCCATGCTGCCTATGCTGTACCTTTCTGTCTTCGGCTCTAAAGATGATGCATTAGATCCTCTCATAGCTTGAGTGGGGAGACAACGTTGTGGGTTGAAAAAACAGATAACAGGTCTCTCAAGCATATTGGAATGCTGGATCACATTGAAGGGCTGGCAAGAGAACAGTTGCCATCTCCTTCAGTATGCTATTCCAGAATGTGCTGTAATTTCCCAGTAAAATATAAATAtcctaagtgtgtgtttttttcacctTCATCTTTTTTTGCGCAGCCTGGTGCCTACGCAATGAAGGAGTGAGCTCAGTTCTTCTGGGAACATCCAACCCTGCACAGCTAACAGAAAACCTGGGGGCAATTGGGGCAAGTTACTACTGCTGCAGAGCCAAACACATATAACTAGAGCATGAATTTGCTGTGGCTTGGACATTAAAGGGGAAAAACATGGAGGATGACATCAGATGTGCTTCTGTAAAAATGACACTTAGAAGGCTTGTTCATGTTTTCCCTTAGATTGACGTGATGATGTGTTGTTCATCTGTGCAGGTCCTGACAAAGATCACCACAAACATAGCCTCTGATGTCGACCACATTCTCGGAAACAAACCCCACAGCAAGAAGGACTACCATCACTCGGGGTAGACACCCTCGGATAGGGTGCAGGGAAGCTGCTAGGCCAGGCTGGCTACCGTGActctgctcctgtgtgtgtgtgtgtgtgtgtatgcgcataagtgtgtgtgcgtgtgtgtgtgtatgtgtcctgcTGCTCTCCGCGTCCAGAACTGCAGTTGCCTCCGAGAACAGATCCGGCCCCAATCTGGCTCAAGACTGGCAGAATGCAAGCCACGTCAGGGCCAGAACTGTTACAGAGCCAGCTGCTGTCAGTTGTGGTGCTCAGCTGTGTTAACAGAGCTCCTCTAAAATGCTATGCATGCTTCTGGTAGACCAAACATCCTATCCTCTCAGACTCTGAACtaatgactgtaaaaaaaacatggacagCATGGTGTCATGCACGTACATTCTGAAGAAATTAAGCCAAAATTGGTCGGTCATTTTGGCAAAATTGgagccttagtgtgtgtgtgctttttggaGCCAGAGCATGCGTAGTAAACAAAGAAATCAGCCAGGTCCGCCCAGAATTAACCATATTTGGGTAAATCTCTCGCCATTTTTTAATTCCCTCCAGTGGCTTCGCTTTTGACTGAGCGTATGCTGTCCATTGTTTTTACGGTCATTGCTCTGAACATCAAGCTAGTAACAAGTACGTACACATGTTGCAACATCACATTCAGGGTTTCCAACTTTCAGGGCTGTTTGGTGTTTGACAGAGTGGGCCCTCTGAATTCTCAGCATGAGTGGAGGCATGACGAGTGGAGAAATTGCTTGAAAATGTAAATCTTGCGTCAAAACCCGTGCTAGTTGGCAACTCTGATAACCGTATTTTACTCAGATGTGCCGTTTACTGTCTGTCATCCATAATAGCCAAAGTGAACCCTCTC from Clupea harengus unplaced genomic scaffold, Ch_v2.0.2, whole genome shotgun sequence encodes the following:
- the LOC122132189 gene encoding voltage-gated potassium channel subunit beta-1-like, whose protein sequence is YYVPYVLRLVFALGPTNTQTNTHCLSGCLFCRRSSLVITTKLYWGGKAETERGLSRKHIVEGLKGSLQRLQLEYVDVVFANRPDGNTPMEEIVRAMTHVINQGMSMYWGTSRWSAMEIMEAYSVARQFNQIPPVCEQAEYHFFQRDKVETQLPELYHKIGVGVVSWSPLACGIITGKYENGVPESSRASMKSYQWLNDKILSEDGRKQQAKLKELGHIAEKLGCTLPQLAVAWCLRNEGVSSVLLGTSNPAQLTENLGAIGVLTKITTNIASDVDHILGNKPHSKKDYHHSG